One Helianthus annuus cultivar XRQ/B chromosome 12, HanXRQr2.0-SUNRISE, whole genome shotgun sequence genomic region harbors:
- the LOC110894953 gene encoding protein STRICTOSIDINE SYNTHASE-LIKE 5 isoform X1: MANLAKLSMTNTTKKSTNSWGISLMFFALAVIAIGVLVIQLDTFETMAYPMHKFGKPVVVPARKNAASLPGLEKIGTGQLIGAEDIAYEPRTGLVYTGCGDGWIKRVTLKDSMVDTAIESWVNTGGRPLGIAVADSGDVFVADAFKGLIKVNIEGEIEVLTVEAEGVKLGFPDGVVVAKNGMVYFTDGSYKYGYHEAMSCFLDGRPHGRLLSYNLLTKQTQVLARDLYFANGVELSPNQDFVIFCESFMMRCSRYYLHGERKGFINVFIDGLPGFPDNLKYDGEGHYWLAIAWDNSFLTQVTMTYPFVRKIIAFGLKYLQKIPTLMKFGGVIELNLDGKPIGGYFDDTWRVTTSGFKIGEHLYLGSLERTYFLRLNLTQNPPTSGT; encoded by the exons ATGGCTAACTTAGCCAAGCTTTCTATGACCAACACAACCAAAAAGAGCACCAACTCATGGGGTATCAGTCTCATGTTTTTCGCGTTGGCTGTTATTGCGATAGGAGTGCTTGTTATCCAGCTTGATACATTTGAGACCATGGCATACCCGATGCACAAGTTTGGAAAACCAGTTGTTGTACCCGCTAGGAAAAATGCAGCAAGTCTTCCTGGTTTGGAGAAGATAGGGACGGGTCAGTTGATTGGAGCCGAAGACATCGCGTATGAACCAAGAACTGGTTTGGTGTACACTGGCTGTGGAGATGGATGGATCAAGCGAGTCACGTTGAAGGACTCCATGGTTGATACGGCCATAGAAAGTTGGGTTAACACGGGTGGTCGGCCTCTTGGTATCGCAGTTGCAGATTCGGGTGATGTGTTTGTTGCTGATGCTTTTAAG GGACTGATAAAAGTAAATATAGAAGGTGAGATAGAGGTATTGACCGTTGAGGCCGAGGGGGTGAAGTTAGGGTTTCCCGATGGTGTTGTTGTGGCAAAAAATGGTATGGTGTATTTCACTGACGGATCATATAAGTATGGCTACCATGAAGCAATGTCATGTTTTCTTGATGGTAGACCTCATGGTAGATTATTGAGCTATAATCTTTTAACAAAACAAACACAAGTACTTGCAAGAGACCTTTACTTTGCAAATGGAGTTGAACTTTCGCCAAACCAAGACTTTGTTATCTTCTGTGAGAGCTTCAT GATGAGGTGTTCTAGATACTATTTACATGGCGAAAGGAAGGGGTTTATCAATGTTTTTATAGATGGTTTACCTGGTTTTCCAGACAACCTAAAATATGATGGAGAGGGTCATTACTGGTTGGCAATTGCTTGG GACAATTCATTTTTAACACAAGTTACAATGACATATCCTTTTGTGCGCAAGATTATTGCATTTGGGCTTAAATACCTGCAAAAAATTCCCACTCTCATGAAATTTGGTGGAGTCATAGAGTTGAATTTGGATGGAAAACCAATTGGGGGCTACTTCGATGACACATGGAGAGTCACGACATCGGGATTCAAGATTGGGGAACACTTGTACCTAGGTTCCCTAGAAAGAACGTACTTTTTGCGCCTTAATCTTACTCAAAACCCTCCTACCAGTGGAACCTAA
- the LOC110894953 gene encoding protein STRICTOSIDINE SYNTHASE-LIKE 6 isoform X2 codes for MANLAKLSMTNTTKKSTNSWGISLMFFALAVIAIGVLVIQLDTFETMAYPMHKFGKPVVVPARKNAASLPGLEKIGTGQLIGAEDIAYEPRTGLVYTGCGDGWIKRVTLKDSMVDTAIESWVNTGGRPLGIAVADSGDVFVADAFKGLIKVNIEGEIEVLTVEAEGVKLGFPDGVVVAKNGMVYFTDGSYKYGYHEAMSCFLDGRPHGRLLSYNLLTKQTQVLARDLYFANGVELSPNQDFVIFCESFMTIHF; via the exons ATGGCTAACTTAGCCAAGCTTTCTATGACCAACACAACCAAAAAGAGCACCAACTCATGGGGTATCAGTCTCATGTTTTTCGCGTTGGCTGTTATTGCGATAGGAGTGCTTGTTATCCAGCTTGATACATTTGAGACCATGGCATACCCGATGCACAAGTTTGGAAAACCAGTTGTTGTACCCGCTAGGAAAAATGCAGCAAGTCTTCCTGGTTTGGAGAAGATAGGGACGGGTCAGTTGATTGGAGCCGAAGACATCGCGTATGAACCAAGAACTGGTTTGGTGTACACTGGCTGTGGAGATGGATGGATCAAGCGAGTCACGTTGAAGGACTCCATGGTTGATACGGCCATAGAAAGTTGGGTTAACACGGGTGGTCGGCCTCTTGGTATCGCAGTTGCAGATTCGGGTGATGTGTTTGTTGCTGATGCTTTTAAG GGACTGATAAAAGTAAATATAGAAGGTGAGATAGAGGTATTGACCGTTGAGGCCGAGGGGGTGAAGTTAGGGTTTCCCGATGGTGTTGTTGTGGCAAAAAATGGTATGGTGTATTTCACTGACGGATCATATAAGTATGGCTACCATGAAGCAATGTCATGTTTTCTTGATGGTAGACCTCATGGTAGATTATTGAGCTATAATCTTTTAACAAAACAAACACAAGTACTTGCAAGAGACCTTTACTTTGCAAATGGAGTTGAACTTTCGCCAAACCAAGACTTTGTTATCTTCTGTGAGAGCTTCAT GACAATTCATTTTTAA